Below is a window of Humulus lupulus chromosome 2, drHumLupu1.1, whole genome shotgun sequence DNA.
tagataacaagtcccaatagtagattccttgggcatatgattgtttagataactagccccgtaaatttatgggcatatgattgcttagctagcaagtcccaagaagtatgatggccattataatagatattgtatttatatagtcatatgtttatagtttacagtttatagtttataatttatagtttatgtgtatgtatatgtttcatgcttgtagtagattttccttactgggcattaggctcattcctttatgttttatatgtgtaggaaaatagttatggcagctagaaggttcttggtagcttggggatgtgtattgaggcaagatggaatcggtggattgcgtgtacgattcgaggatgaagtttttaagtcttttagttatgatttctatgtattatttttccacacttaatgttgtaaccaatttatttaagttatgttttgttttatttttgaaacaatgggatctcatatcctaagtaagatttttatgtatttaaacctttactttacagttttaaataaagttatggtgttttcatatgtacgtttttcttaagattagtatagtagttattaatggtccaaggtctagaatagttagGTCGTTACAATACGTCTGGCGACGTTACTCAAGAAATACTACAAGCCATAAAGCAATATCTTGAGACATCGTCGTCTCGCTCTTCAAGGACTATCACTGACAATCCACACTTTCAACCTTCAAAGAAAGTCAATCTAGTACAAATACCATTACCATCAGACGACGATTCTAACTCTGAAACATCAGTTAAGTCTCAGATGGCTCAAGAAAGGACATTGAAAGAGTTGACGGCACCGGATCTAGACCATCAACCTCTATGTATTCAATATCTAGGGTTGGATGTTAACTTTGAACTCAAGTTGGGCCTCATATATTTATTACCATCTTTCCATGGGCTACCAAGAGAGGACCCAAATAAGTATCTAACAGAGTTTCACATAGTCTGCTCTAGTATGAAACCAGCGTTGGTAACTGAAGCGTTGATTAAATTAAGAGTGTTTCCATTTTCTTTGAAGGATGGTGCAAAAGAATGGCTATATTACCTTCCTCTTGGAACTGTTAATATCTATAATGAAATGAAGACAATGTTATTGGAGTGTTACTTCCCAGCATCTAAGGTTGATAGTATAAGGTAGGAAATTTGTGGCATTCGCCAACATACTGGGGAGACATTATATGAGTATTGGGAGAGATTCAAGTGGTTGTGTGCCAGTTGCCCTGATCATCAGATAAGTGAACAACTCCTAATCTAgtacttttatgaaggattacaGCCATTGGATAGGAGTATGATAGATGCAGCCAGTGGGGGGCACTAGTTGATAAGACTCGTGCTGCAGCcaggagcttgatttctaatatgaTTGTCAACTCACAACAGTTTGGCATTCGCCAAGATCCTAATCCACCACCCAAATCAGTTAATGAAGTGAGCACTTCTAATGCTAATTAGCTTGGTCAACAATTAACTCAATTAGTTGCAGTGGTACAACAACTTGCTTTAGGCCAACAGGTGCGGTCATGTGGAATCTGTCAGGTTGTGGGGCATGCTACTGATACTTTTCCTACACTATTTGAGGGAGAGACTGAGGATGTTAATCTTGTAGGTAATTTCCCTAGTCAATTACGTTAGATGTACTACAAACCCTTTTCACAAACTTATAATCTTGGTTGTCGTGATCATCAAAATCTTCGttatgggaatcaacaacaagTTGCTCCACACTCTCCACCTGCGAGACCACCTAGTTTCACTTTTCAACAGCAGTCTCAACAGAATTTTATACCTAGAACTATGCAAGCACCACAAGCTACTCAACCACTGAGTACAAAACCCTCTACTAAAGATTTAATAAATGCAATTGCTACAAATATTCTTCAGTTTCAGCAAACTACCCAAGCATCCATCAAAAGTTTGGAGAATCAGGTGGGACAATTAGCGGCATCATATAACAGGTTGGAAGCTCATATTTCTAATAAATTGCCTTCACAACTTGAGAAGAATCCCAAGGAGAATGTAAGTGTGATAACAGTGCAAAGTGGTATACAATATGAGCCACCCACACAACCTTCATCGCCAGCTCCAGTGCAAAAGAAAGTAGTAGACGACTCCATCCATGAGGAACCATCAATGCAGAAaaagtcacataaatcaactaTGCCAACCTATGTCCCTCGTTTTCCTTTTCCAAGAAGATTGAAAAAGTTTAAGAAAGATGAAGCTGACAAGGAAATTCTTGAGACTTTTCTCAAAGTTGAGGTAAACATTCCATTACTTGATGCTATTAAACAAGTGCCTTGAAGGAGTTGTGCACAAATAAGTATAAATTGAAGGGTGATGAAaagataagtgtgggggagaatgtctCTGTTGTTCTCCAAAAGAAGCTGCCACCAAAATGCAAGGATCCTGGAACCTTTACAATTCCTTATATGATTGAGAATAAAAGGATTAAGCAGCGTATGATAGATTTGGGAGCATCAATTAATGTCATGTCATATTCATCATATGCTTCTCTAAATCTTGGGCCACTAAAGGAGACAGGAGTTATTGTTCAACTGGTCGATCGCACTAATGCTTATCCTTTAGGGGTAGTTGAAGATGTGCTGGTAAAGGTTGATGGACTTGTCTTTCCAGCAGATTTCTATATACTTGAAATGGGGGATGCATCAATACCCAATCCAACACCGTTTTATTTGGGAGGCCATTCTTAATGACAACAAATACAAAGCTGGATGTTAGAGCATGAACGCTTACAATggaatttgatggtgaagttaCCAAATTCTATGTGTTTAATTCTCCTGGTAAGATCAAATGGAATGAGACTTCATTGAAATACCCAACATAAAGATCTTGAGAGCAGCATTCAATCGAGCTAACGACGTTAAACAAAGCATACTTGAGGGAGTTTTCTTTTCCatatcttttgttttattttcattaagGACAATGTACTGTTTTTCTTTTTTGGGTTTATtttttctgtttttcttttttttttttttttgtctatttttttatttgtttgtgtgTTTTCTTGTGTTGGTCTTATTGAATGTAGTGGTCGATGATGAGAACTATGGATTGTATTGAATGTGATGCTAGATAATGATGAATTCTGAATGATTTGTGTGCTTAACCCATGTGTAATTGCTACTTAAGCTTGAGCTTGTATTTTGGAATTTATGTACACAATTGATTTTACTTCTTATTTGTATTGGAAACAATTTTTGCATGTTGGAAATTTAAAGTCCCTATCACTCTAGAAAGcattgattaattatttgaggCAAAATTATGAGTACACATAGTTAGGGAGATGATTAAGGCaagttctttggatcgtttgagcctttctagcctACCCTTTATTTGTTATTCCATAGTTTTCCATTTTTTGAGCCATAATGACAATTCTTTTCTTCTATGAACCTTCAATCTAGACCTTTGCAGCTTTGAAAATTTTAATCCTTTCTTGTAACCCATTGCACCATAGTCATAAGTAAATGTTATTTTGTGGGATGGATATTATAAAGAAGGGAGGAAAAGTATGTAATGGTTATTTTGTTTGAGTTGTGCGCTGAATGTAAAGGATCTCCTATTTCCCTATGAAAtgtgaattgaaaaaaaaaagagtttgcaatgaaaattttcaaaaatatatatatattgcaaaagaataagtgtgggggaaatagtgagatcaatgtaaaaagaagaagataaaatatCGTTTATTCTATATTTGTATGGGAAGTTTGTGGGAAGATCTAAagattagaagaaaaaaaatgtatgcTATGGTGTGAATTGAGCCTAAATGTaactttttcatctacctctaaccttagtctta
It encodes the following:
- the LOC133814147 gene encoding uncharacterized protein LOC133814147; the protein is MYYKPFSQTYNLGCRDHQNLRYGNQQQVAPHSPPARPPSFTFQQQSQQNFIPRTMQAPQATQPLSTKPSTKDLINAIATNILQFQQTTQASIKSLENQVGQLAASYNRLEAHISNKLPSQLEKNPKENVSVITVQSGIQYEPPTQPSSPAPVQKKVVDDSIHEEPSMQKKSHKSTMPTYVPRFPFPRRLKKFKKDEADKEILETFLKVEELCTNKYKLKGDEKISVGENVSVVLQKKLPPKCKDPGTFTIPYMIENKRIKQRMIDLGASINVMSYSSYASLNLGPLKETGVIVQLVDRTNAYPLGVVEDVLVKVDGLVFPADFYILEMGDASIPNPTPFYLGGHS